The following are from one region of the Paracoccus sp. S3-43 genome:
- the cobN gene encoding cobaltochelatase subunit CobN — translation MHVLFREIHGLEEGAAPRDLGQTPADLVVLSFSDSDLGAFAAGWHRGRASLPSLRLANLAGLTHPLSVDTYVDRTLSRARGILVRLIGGASWWSYGVEQLSRLARRNGIALAFLPADGRPDQALDQASNLPPSTLRRLAALCDAGGEVAAQAALAQLALASGLYAGPVAGSKALPPFGFWHPGTGPSDGPPGGDAPLVAIPFYRAWLAAADTDGIAALIAAFDARGFRATGLFLPSLKDRAAADWLRATLPGLAPAAIVNATAFSARSDKGSPLDAVGAPVFQVIHATSDRRAWAGSDRGLSPSDLAMHIALPEVDGRIGAGAISFKDAAAWNCDLQFARARHRADPAQVAAAVDRVAGWHRLAAPATAPARRCVALILSTYPGKAHRMAHAVGLDAIASAQAMLADLGQDAGAAPLEQALATGRIRWPLGEYRLALSRRLPQSLRQTLHAAHGAPEDDAAVEDGAFAFAAIRRGTALIALQPERGQPADHEGEYHDTTRTPRHAYVAFYLWLQDQADALVHIGAHGTLEWLPGKAAALSPTCWPQALTGALPVIYPFIVNDPGEAAQARRRLGAVTLGHLPPPLAPSGTPAPFLRLERLLDEYSLADGMDAPRQARLVAAIRAEAQSAGVEDDLGIPGHASPAEAIPLIDRFVCDVKDSQFAEGLHVWGRGTPDGRGFTGDAASAAAEKAALLDALAGRRIEPGPSGSPWRGRSDVLPTGRNLFGTDPRAVPSAAAHAQGIRLAEELLRRHLQDQGDWPRGLVVNLWGSATMRTAGEEFAMALHLAGVAPVWDDQSGRVTGFQIVPLALLDRPRIDVTLRISGLFRDVFPDLARLFEQATAALARRDEAADMNPYVAAPSGPRVFAPAPARYGLGLATGPFTPEARQAAGEAWLAASGHDAQGAPARAMLEARLRGADAFVHLQDLPETDLLLAEDYASHEAGFAAALATLGGRAALYHLDATRPDAPRARTLPEEIARVVRARAANPRWLESMMRHGFRGAAEIAATLDHMAAFAHLAGVVPPHLFDLYHAATLGDPRVADFLEASNPQAQEAMRATFAALADAGLWQSRSNSLAAGIR, via the coding sequence ATGCATGTCCTGTTCCGCGAGATCCACGGGCTGGAGGAAGGGGCCGCGCCGCGCGATCTGGGGCAGACGCCCGCGGATCTGGTGGTGCTGTCCTTTTCCGACAGCGACCTGGGGGCCTTCGCGGCGGGATGGCACCGAGGGCGGGCCTCGCTGCCCTCGCTGCGGCTGGCGAACCTGGCGGGGCTGACGCATCCGTTGTCGGTCGATACCTATGTCGACCGCACCCTGTCGCGGGCCAGGGGCATCCTGGTCCGGCTGATCGGCGGGGCGTCCTGGTGGTCCTATGGAGTGGAACAGCTGTCGCGGCTGGCCCGGCGGAACGGCATCGCCCTGGCCTTCCTGCCCGCCGACGGCCGACCGGATCAGGCGCTGGACCAGGCCTCGAACCTGCCGCCATCCACGTTGCGGCGTCTGGCCGCGCTGTGCGATGCGGGCGGAGAGGTCGCGGCGCAGGCGGCGCTGGCCCAGCTTGCGCTGGCCTCGGGGCTGTATGCGGGGCCGGTGGCGGGGTCGAAGGCGCTGCCGCCCTTCGGGTTCTGGCATCCCGGCACGGGTCCGTCGGACGGTCCCCCCGGCGGGGACGCGCCCCTGGTGGCGATCCCCTTCTATCGCGCCTGGCTGGCGGCGGCCGATACCGACGGGATCGCCGCCCTGATCGCCGCTTTCGACGCGCGGGGCTTCCGCGCCACCGGCCTGTTCCTGCCCAGCCTCAAGGACCGGGCGGCGGCCGACTGGCTGCGCGCCACGCTGCCCGGCCTTGCCCCGGCCGCCATCGTCAACGCCACCGCCTTTTCGGCGCGCTCGGACAAGGGATCGCCGCTGGACGCCGTGGGCGCGCCGGTCTTCCAGGTGATCCATGCGACCAGCGATCGCCGCGCCTGGGCCGGATCGGATCGCGGCCTGTCGCCATCCGACCTGGCGATGCACATCGCCCTGCCCGAGGTCGACGGGCGGATCGGCGCCGGGGCGATCTCGTTCAAGGACGCCGCCGCCTGGAATTGCGACCTGCAATTCGCCCGCGCCCGGCACCGCGCCGATCCGGCCCAGGTCGCCGCCGCCGTGGACCGGGTGGCGGGCTGGCACCGGCTGGCCGCACCCGCGACCGCGCCCGCCCGGCGGTGCGTCGCCCTGATCCTGTCCACCTATCCCGGCAAGGCGCATCGGATGGCCCATGCGGTCGGCCTGGACGCCATCGCCTCGGCCCAGGCGATGCTGGCCGATCTGGGACAGGACGCGGGCGCCGCGCCGCTGGAACAGGCGCTTGCGACCGGCCGCATCCGCTGGCCGCTGGGGGAATACCGGCTGGCCCTGTCCCGCCGCCTGCCGCAATCCCTGCGCCAGACCCTGCACGCGGCCCATGGCGCGCCCGAGGATGACGCGGCGGTCGAAGACGGCGCCTTCGCCTTTGCCGCGATCCGGCGCGGCACCGCCCTGATCGCGCTGCAACCCGAACGCGGCCAGCCCGCCGACCACGAGGGCGAATACCACGACACCACCCGCACCCCGCGCCACGCCTATGTCGCCTTCTACCTGTGGCTTCAGGACCAGGCCGACGCCCTGGTCCATATCGGCGCGCATGGCACGCTGGAATGGCTGCCCGGCAAGGCCGCCGCGCTGTCGCCCACCTGCTGGCCCCAGGCCCTGACCGGGGCGCTGCCGGTGATCTATCCCTTCATCGTCAACGATCCGGGCGAGGCGGCGCAGGCCCGTCGCAGGCTGGGCGCGGTGACGCTGGGCCACCTGCCGCCGCCGCTTGCGCCTTCGGGCACGCCCGCGCCGTTCCTGCGCCTGGAACGGCTGCTGGACGAATATTCCCTGGCCGACGGCATGGACGCCCCCCGCCAGGCCCGGCTGGTCGCCGCCATCCGGGCCGAGGCGCAATCGGCCGGGGTCGAGGACGACCTGGGCATCCCCGGCCATGCCAGCCCGGCCGAGGCGATTCCGCTGATCGACCGCTTCGTCTGCGACGTGAAGGATTCGCAATTCGCCGAAGGTCTGCATGTCTGGGGGCGCGGCACGCCCGATGGCCGGGGCTTCACGGGCGACGCGGCTTCGGCCGCCGCCGAAAAGGCCGCGCTGCTGGACGCCCTGGCGGGCCGCCGGATCGAGCCGGGGCCGTCGGGATCGCCCTGGCGCGGGCGCAGCGACGTGCTGCCGACCGGGCGCAATCTGTTCGGCACCGATCCCCGCGCCGTGCCCTCGGCCGCCGCCCATGCGCAGGGTATCAGGCTGGCCGAGGAACTGCTGCGCCGCCATTTGCAGGACCAGGGCGACTGGCCGCGCGGGCTGGTGGTGAACCTGTGGGGGTCGGCCACCATGCGCACGGCGGGCGAGGAATTCGCCATGGCGCTGCACCTGGCCGGGGTGGCTCCGGTCTGGGACGACCAGTCGGGCCGCGTCACCGGATTCCAGATCGTGCCGCTGGCGCTGCTGGACCGGCCGCGCATCGACGTGACGCTGCGCATCTCGGGCCTGTTCCGCGACGTGTTCCCCGACCTGGCCCGGCTGTTCGAACAGGCCACGGCGGCGCTGGCCCGGCGCGACGAGGCCGCCGACATGAACCCCTATGTCGCGGCGCCGTCCGGGCCGCGCGTCTTCGCCCCCGCCCCCGCCCGCTATGGCCTGGGGCTTGCGACGGGACCGTTCACCCCCGAGGCCCGGCAGGCGGCCGGAGAGGCATGGCTTGCCGCCTCGGGCCACGATGCCCAAGGCGCCCCCGCGCGCGCGATGCTTGAGGCCCGGCTGCGCGGCGCCGACGCTTTCGTCCACCTTCAGGATCTTCCCGAAACCGACCTGCTGCTGGCCGAGGATTACGCCAGCCACGAGGCCGGTTTCGCCGCCGCCCTGGCCACCCTGGGCGGTCGGGCCGCCCTCTACCACCTGGACGCGACCCGCCCCGACGCCCCCCGCGCCCGCACCCTGCCCGAGGAGATCGCGCGCGTGGTCCGGGCGCGGGCCGCCAATCCCCGCTGGCTGGAATCGATGATGCGGCACGGCTTTCGCGGCGCGGCGGAAATCGCCGCCACCCTGGACCACATGGCGGCCTTCGCGCATCTGGCCGGGGTGGTGCCGCCGCATCTGTTCGATCTCTATCACGCCGCTACCCTGGGCGATCCTCGGGTGGCGGATTTCCTGGAGGCCAGCAATCCCCAGGCCCAGGAGGCGATGCGGGCGACATTCGCGGCCCTGGCAGACGCCGGGCTGTGGCAAAGCCGGTCCAACAGCCTCGCGGCGGGGATCAGATGA
- a CDS encoding DUF1636 domain-containing protein yields MAETYELVVCTTCRLPGADPQAERDGRRLSDALAAAGIDHRRQECLSACARGCAVVLRGAGRWTYVQGALDPDRDLDDLIAMIRAYAATEDGVVPWRDRPAVIRKNTIARIPPQEA; encoded by the coding sequence GTGGCTGAGACATATGAACTGGTGGTTTGCACCACCTGCCGCCTTCCGGGGGCCGACCCCCAGGCCGAACGCGACGGTCGACGCCTGTCCGATGCCCTGGCCGCGGCCGGGATCGACCATCGGCGGCAGGAATGCCTGTCCGCCTGCGCACGCGGCTGCGCCGTGGTGCTGCGTGGGGCAGGACGCTGGACCTATGTGCAGGGCGCGCTGGATCCGGACCGCGACCTGGACGACCTGATCGCCATGATCCGCGCCTATGCCGCGACCGAGGACGGCGTCGTGCCCTGGCGCGACCGCCCCGCCGTCATCCGCAAGAACACCATTGCCCGCATCCCGCCGCAGGAGGCCTGA
- the cobI gene encoding precorrin-2 C(20)-methyltransferase, whose protein sequence is MGKILCIGLGPGDPDLMSLRAHRHLTQARIVAYFRKGGRPGQARRIAEGLIPAGAVELAMEYPVTTEIAVQDPAYGAALRAFYDDWAARLQATALTDDVVVLCEGDPFFFGSFMHLHARLPRDLVEVVPGIPGMAGCWTATGQPIAWGDDILTVLPATLPEAELARRIADTDALVVMKIGRNLGRLRSALTAARRLDRAWLVEYGTMPGQRVRRLADVDGPVPYFSIVLIHGQGRRP, encoded by the coding sequence ATGGGCAAGATCCTGTGCATCGGCCTTGGCCCCGGCGATCCCGACCTGATGAGCCTGCGCGCCCACCGGCACCTGACCCAGGCGCGCATCGTCGCCTATTTCCGCAAGGGCGGCCGCCCCGGACAGGCGCGCCGCATCGCCGAGGGGCTGATCCCGGCGGGGGCCGTCGAACTGGCGATGGAATATCCCGTCACCACGGAAATCGCCGTCCAGGATCCCGCCTATGGCGCCGCGCTGCGGGCCTTTTACGACGACTGGGCCGCGCGGCTGCAAGCGACGGCCCTGACCGACGATGTGGTGGTGCTGTGCGAAGGCGACCCGTTCTTTTTCGGATCCTTCATGCACCTGCACGCCCGCCTGCCGCGCGACCTGGTCGAGGTGGTTCCGGGCATCCCCGGCATGGCGGGCTGCTGGACCGCGACGGGCCAGCCGATCGCCTGGGGCGACGACATCCTGACCGTGCTGCCCGCGACCCTGCCCGAAGCCGAACTCGCGCGCCGGATCGCCGATACCGACGCGCTTGTGGTGATGAAGATCGGCCGCAACCTGGGGCGGCTGCGTTCGGCGCTGACCGCCGCCCGCCGGCTGGACCGGGCTTGGCTGGTCGAATACGGCACCATGCCCGGCCAGCGGGTGCGCCGCCTGGCGGATGTCGATGGGCCGGTGCCCTATTTCTCGATCGTGCTGATCCACGGCCAGGGGCGCAGGCCGTGA
- the maiA gene encoding maleylacetoacetate isomerase, translating to MTVVLHDYWRSSASYRVRIALNLKGIAHDRVAVDLVAGAQRDPAHLARNPQGLVPVLEIDGLRLTQSLAIIEYLDETRPGPRLLPADPAGRARVRALAQAIACEIHPLANLRVLKRVEALAGAEARAAWNRDTIATGLEAVEAMLAQGPDGLFCHGDQPGTADCVLIPQLYNANRWGVAFDHLPRIAAVAERCAGLPAFAAAHPDAYGPVAGSVAK from the coding sequence ATGACCGTGGTGCTGCACGACTACTGGCGGTCCTCCGCATCCTATCGGGTGCGGATCGCGCTGAACCTGAAGGGGATCGCCCATGACCGGGTGGCGGTCGATCTGGTGGCGGGCGCGCAGCGCGACCCCGCCCATCTGGCGCGGAACCCGCAGGGGCTGGTGCCGGTGCTGGAAATCGACGGGCTGCGCCTGACCCAGTCGCTGGCGATCATCGAATACCTGGACGAGACGCGGCCCGGCCCCCGGCTGCTGCCCGCCGACCCGGCGGGCCGCGCCCGCGTCCGCGCCCTCGCCCAGGCCATCGCCTGCGAGATCCACCCGCTGGCCAATCTGCGTGTGCTGAAGCGGGTCGAGGCGCTGGCCGGGGCAGAGGCCCGCGCAGCCTGGAACCGCGACACCATCGCCACGGGCCTGGAGGCGGTCGAGGCGATGCTGGCCCAGGGCCCGGACGGCCTCTTCTGCCATGGCGACCAGCCGGGCACGGCCGACTGCGTCCTGATCCCGCAGCTTTACAACGCCAATCGCTGGGGCGTGGCCTTCGACCACCTGCCCCGCATCGCCGCCGTCGCGGAACGCTGCGCCGGCCTGCCCGCCTTCGCGGCGGCTCATCCCGACGCCTATGGGCCGGTTGCCGGGTCTGTCGCAAAGTAA
- a CDS encoding cobalt-precorrin-6A reductase: MTTLILGGTTEASRLAAAMAGRGMAAILSYAGRVQSPRPQPVPVRVGGFGGAAGLAGWLRANGIARIVDATHPFAARISRNAVAASALTDVPLLALERPAWRPGPGDDWMEVADMAAAARALDGPPRRVFLSIGRQQLADFRGQGQHHYLLRLVDLPDHPLPLPDATVVVARGPFDVAGDRALLERHRIDLIVAKNAGGDGASAKLAAARALGIPVVMIARPPVPDRPAAATVEDVLAWCHADLGV, from the coding sequence ATGACGACCCTGATCCTTGGCGGCACGACCGAGGCCAGCCGCCTTGCCGCGGCGATGGCCGGGCGGGGCATGGCCGCGATCCTGTCCTATGCGGGCCGGGTCCAGTCGCCCCGCCCGCAGCCGGTGCCGGTGCGGGTGGGCGGGTTCGGCGGGGCCGCGGGGCTGGCCGGCTGGCTGCGGGCGAACGGTATCGCCCGGATCGTCGATGCGACCCATCCCTTTGCCGCGCGGATCAGCCGCAATGCGGTGGCCGCAAGCGCGCTGACCGACGTGCCGCTGCTGGCGCTGGAGCGGCCCGCCTGGCGGCCCGGTCCGGGCGACGACTGGATGGAGGTCGCCGACATGGCGGCGGCGGCGCGCGCCCTGGACGGCCCGCCGCGCCGGGTGTTCCTGTCCATCGGCCGCCAGCAGCTTGCGGATTTCAGGGGCCAGGGGCAGCACCATTATTTGCTGCGCCTGGTGGACCTTCCCGACCACCCCCTGCCGCTGCCCGATGCGACCGTGGTGGTCGCGCGCGGTCCCTTCGACGTGGCGGGCGACCGAGCGCTGCTGGAACGCCATCGCATCGACCTGATCGTCGCCAAGAACGCGGGCGGCGACGGGGCAAGCGCCAAGCTGGCCGCCGCCCGCGCCTTGGGCATCCCGGTGGTGATGATCGCCCGGCCGCCCGTGCCGGACCGCCCCGCCGCCGCGACCGTCGAGGATGTGCTGGCCTGGTGTCATGCCGACCTCGGCGTATAG
- the cobW gene encoding cobalamin biosynthesis protein CobW encodes MSLEKTPVTIVTGFLGAGKTTLIRHLLHHPGGRRLAVLVNEFGDVGVDGDLIRDCADANCPEANIVELTNGCICCTVADEFIPSIQRLMAMDPRPDHILIETSGLALPKPLLKAFDWPDLRSRITIDGVIAVADAEAVAAGRFAPDPARPGNTHAGDGADADHETPLSEVFEDQIACADLVLLSKPDLAGADGLARARQVIEAEAPRPLPMLPLAEGVIDARVVLGLGAAAEDGLDARPSHHDGAGDHDHDDFDTIVVDLPEQADPDALADRIQALASRRNILRVKGHVAVAGKPLRLLVQAVGPRVRHQFDRLWGDRPRRGRLVVIAEKGDIDRAAIEAALS; translated from the coding sequence ATGTCGCTCGAAAAAACCCCCGTCACCATCGTCACCGGATTCCTGGGGGCGGGAAAGACCACGCTGATCCGGCACCTGCTGCACCATCCCGGCGGGCGGCGGCTGGCGGTCCTGGTCAACGAATTCGGCGACGTGGGCGTGGACGGCGACCTGATCCGCGACTGCGCCGACGCCAACTGCCCCGAGGCGAATATCGTCGAACTGACCAACGGCTGCATCTGCTGCACGGTTGCCGACGAATTCATCCCCTCGATCCAGCGGCTGATGGCGATGGATCCGCGCCCCGATCACATCCTCATCGAGACCTCTGGCCTGGCGCTGCCCAAGCCGCTGCTGAAGGCCTTCGACTGGCCCGACCTGCGCTCGCGCATCACCATCGACGGCGTGATCGCCGTGGCCGATGCGGAAGCCGTGGCGGCGGGCCGGTTCGCCCCCGATCCTGCCCGTCCCGGCAATACCCATGCGGGCGACGGCGCGGATGCCGACCACGAGACGCCGCTGTCCGAGGTCTTCGAGGATCAGATCGCCTGCGCCGACCTGGTGCTGCTGTCCAAGCCCGACCTGGCAGGCGCGGACGGGCTGGCCCGCGCCCGCCAGGTGATCGAGGCCGAGGCCCCCCGGCCCCTGCCCATGCTGCCCCTGGCCGAAGGCGTCATCGACGCCCGCGTGGTCCTGGGCCTGGGCGCGGCGGCCGAGGACGGGCTGGACGCCCGCCCCTCGCACCATGACGGGGCCGGGGATCACGACCACGACGATTTCGACACCATCGTCGTGGATCTGCCGGAACAGGCCGATCCCGATGCGCTGGCGGACAGGATCCAGGCGCTGGCCAGCCGCCGGAACATCCTGCGCGTCAAGGGCCATGTCGCGGTCGCGGGCAAGCCCCTGCGGCTGCTGGTGCAGGCGGTGGGGCCGCGCGTCCGCCATCAGTTCGACCGCCTCTGGGGCGACCGGCCCCGGCGCGGACGGCTGGTGGTGATCGCCGAAAAGGGCGATATCGACCGCGCCGCCATCGAAGCCGCGCTGTCCTGA
- a CDS encoding IS481 family transposase, with protein MGQVRHGSATTTHAVRAAIQRSQASLATLSRELGINPKTVAKWRKRATVDDLKTGPKEPRSTVLTEAEEAAIVAFRLHTLLPLDDCLYALQPSIPHLTRSALHRCLQRHGISRLPDVEGDKPKRSKFKRYPIGFFHIDIAEVQTAEGKLYLFVGIDRTSKFAVTQLVDKADRKTAWEFLQHMLEAVPYQVHTILTDNGIQFAEQPRNRNTIYSRPMRFDMICEANGIEHRLTKPNHPWTNGQVERMNRTIKDATVKRFHYTSHDELRTHLADFMAAYNFARRLKTLGGLTPYEYICKIWTSEPDRFILNPIHQMPGLNT; from the coding sequence ATGGGCCAGGTTCGTCACGGGAGCGCCACGACCACGCACGCCGTCAGAGCTGCAATACAACGATCGCAAGCTTCGCTCGCGACGCTGAGCCGGGAGCTCGGCATTAACCCCAAGACAGTGGCGAAGTGGCGCAAGCGAGCGACGGTCGATGATCTCAAGACAGGGCCGAAGGAGCCACGCTCCACGGTTTTGACAGAAGCCGAGGAGGCGGCCATCGTCGCGTTCAGGCTGCACACGCTTTTGCCGCTGGACGACTGCCTCTATGCCCTGCAGCCATCAATTCCACACCTGACACGCTCAGCGCTGCATCGGTGCCTTCAGCGCCACGGCATCTCTCGACTGCCCGACGTGGAAGGCGACAAGCCGAAACGGTCGAAGTTCAAGCGCTACCCTATCGGCTTCTTTCATATCGACATCGCCGAGGTGCAGACTGCTGAAGGCAAGCTTTACCTGTTCGTCGGCATTGACCGCACGAGCAAGTTTGCCGTGACCCAGCTCGTCGACAAGGCGGACAGGAAGACAGCTTGGGAGTTCCTGCAGCACATGCTCGAAGCCGTGCCCTATCAGGTCCATACCATCCTCACCGACAACGGTATTCAGTTCGCCGAGCAGCCTCGGAACCGGAACACCATCTATTCCAGACCTATGCGCTTTGACATGATCTGCGAGGCCAACGGCATTGAGCACCGCCTGACGAAGCCCAACCACCCGTGGACCAACGGTCAGGTCGAGCGGATGAACCGCACGATCAAGGACGCCACCGTCAAACGCTTTCACTACACCAGCCACGACGAGCTCCGCACGCATCTCGCCGACTTCATGGCAGCCTACAACTTCGCGCGTAGGCTCAAGACCCTCGGCGGCCTCACGCCCTACGAATACATCTGCAAGATCTGGACATCAGAGCCAGACAGATTCATCCTAAACCCGATCCACCAGATGCCGGGACTGAACACCTAG
- a CDS encoding cobalamin biosynthesis protein CobG produces the protein MSGAAKGWCPGALTPMPSGDGLVLRVRPPSGRLTPAQMLGLADLAERFGDGAVTLTSRANLQLRAVAPADLEAVQADLRRLDLIDTDPTQETRRNILVSPIWTQGDPTMALAAELAARLAELPPLPAKFGFAIDTGPAAILTGASADLRIERSASGLILRADGTKRGEAVPAAQAVTRLVALAHWFAAQRGARRMGPLVGGGARPPLAADIAPLTTPPLRPGPAAPGTCVAAPFGRMPADALRAIAVAPARPTPWRSLVIEAAAPPRHPQAITHPDDPRLRVAVCVGKPRCPSASVETMRLARDLAPLVPPGAILHIAGCAKGCAHPRPADLVLTGRDGRFDLLRGGRPGDPPQRRSLDPAEIAALLKDPHAPSL, from the coding sequence ATGAGCGGGGCGGCCAAGGGCTGGTGCCCCGGCGCGCTGACGCCGATGCCGTCCGGCGACGGGCTGGTGCTGCGCGTCCGCCCCCCGTCGGGGCGGCTGACCCCCGCGCAGATGCTGGGCCTGGCCGATCTGGCAGAGCGGTTCGGCGACGGCGCGGTCACGCTGACCAGCCGGGCGAACCTGCAACTGCGCGCGGTCGCGCCTGCCGATCTGGAGGCCGTCCAGGCGGATCTGCGGCGGCTGGATCTGATCGACACCGATCCCACGCAGGAGACGCGCCGCAACATCCTGGTGTCGCCGATCTGGACGCAGGGCGATCCCACGATGGCCCTGGCGGCCGAACTGGCGGCGCGCCTGGCCGAGTTGCCGCCCCTGCCCGCGAAATTCGGCTTTGCGATCGACACCGGCCCGGCGGCGATCCTGACCGGCGCATCGGCCGACCTGCGGATCGAACGGTCGGCATCGGGCCTGATCCTGCGCGCCGACGGGACGAAGCGCGGCGAAGCGGTCCCCGCCGCGCAGGCCGTGACCCGCCTTGTCGCGCTGGCGCATTGGTTCGCGGCGCAACGCGGCGCGCGGCGGATGGGGCCGCTTGTGGGCGGCGGCGCGCGCCCGCCGCTGGCCGCCGATATCGCGCCCCTGACAACCCCGCCGCTGCGGCCCGGCCCGGCCGCGCCGGGCACCTGCGTCGCCGCGCCTTTCGGGCGGATGCCCGCGGATGCGCTGCGCGCCATCGCCGTCGCGCCCGCGCGGCCGACCCCTTGGCGGTCGCTGGTCATCGAGGCCGCGGCGCCGCCCCGGCATCCCCAGGCCATCACCCACCCGGACGATCCGCGCCTGCGGGTGGCGGTCTGCGTGGGCAAGCCCCGTTGCCCCTCGGCCAGCGTCGAGACGATGCGCCTTGCCCGCGACCTTGCGCCCCTGGTGCCGCCGGGCGCGATCCTGCATATCGCCGGATGTGCCAAGGGCTGCGCCCATCCCCGCCCTGCCGACCTGGTGCTGACCGGACGCGACGGCCGCTTCGATCTGCTGCGCGGCGGCCGTCCCGGCGATCCGCCGCAGCGCCGCAGCCTGGATCCCGCCGAGATTGCCGCCCTGCTGAAAGACCCCCATGCCCCATCTTTATGA
- the cbiE gene encoding precorrin-6y C5,15-methyltransferase (decarboxylating) subunit CbiE translates to MAEWLSIIGIGEDGLDSLSAASRNALRSATAVFGGPRHLAMIDHPDRRPWPVPFSIAPVLALRGQPVAVLASGDPFWHGAGGGLAAALSPGEWRAFPAPSVFSLAAARMGWRIEDTLCLGLHAAPMAGLRPHLAPGRRAILTLRDGAAAGALARWLAAEGFGDSALTVMEHLGGARERIRHARADALAPADIAALVTVALTVRGGGRVMPRGSGLADDWFDHDGQITRRPVRALALSALAPRPGEMLWDIGAGSGSVGIEWLLADPSSRAIAIERDAARAERARRNADRLGVGRLAIRAGNALDLLDGLPPPDAVFVGGGGDDALLAALWNRLPAGCRLVAHAVTLETEALLAAWHRARGGGLLRIELSEAAPLGRRRGWKASYPVVQWSVTR, encoded by the coding sequence ATGGCTGAATGGCTGTCCATCATCGGTATCGGCGAGGATGGCTTGGACAGCCTGTCCGCCGCAAGCCGCAATGCGCTGCGATCGGCGACGGCGGTGTTCGGCGGGCCGCGCCATCTGGCGATGATCGACCATCCCGACCGCCGGCCCTGGCCGGTGCCCTTTTCCATCGCCCCGGTGCTGGCCCTGCGCGGGCAGCCGGTGGCGGTCCTCGCATCCGGCGATCCGTTCTGGCACGGCGCGGGCGGCGGGCTGGCGGCCGCCCTGTCGCCCGGCGAATGGCGGGCCTTTCCCGCGCCCTCGGTCTTTTCGCTAGCCGCCGCACGGATGGGCTGGCGGATCGAGGATACGCTGTGCCTGGGCCTGCACGCCGCGCCGATGGCGGGGCTGCGCCCGCATCTTGCGCCGGGCCGCCGCGCGATCCTGACGCTGCGCGACGGCGCGGCGGCGGGCGCGTTGGCCCGCTGGCTGGCGGCCGAGGGGTTCGGGGACAGCGCCCTGACGGTCATGGAACATCTGGGCGGCGCGCGCGAACGGATCCGCCACGCCCGCGCCGATGCCCTGGCCCCGGCCGATATCGCCGCCCTTGTCACCGTCGCCCTGACGGTCCGGGGCGGGGGCCGGGTCATGCCCCGCGGCTCGGGCCTGGCCGACGACTGGTTCGACCATGACGGCCAGATCACCAGGCGGCCGGTCCGCGCCCTGGCGCTGTCGGCCCTGGCGCCGCGTCCGGGCGAGATGCTGTGGGACATCGGCGCCGGGTCGGGATCGGTCGGGATCGAATGGCTGTTGGCCGATCCGTCCAGCCGGGCCATCGCGATCGAGCGGGACGCGGCACGGGCCGAACGGGCGCGCCGGAACGCCGACCGGCTGGGCGTGGGGCGGCTGGCGATCCGGGCGGGCAACGCCCTGGACCTGCTGGACGGCCTGCCGCCGCCCGATGCCGTCTTTGTCGGCGGCGGCGGCGACGATGCCCTGCTGGCCGCGCTGTGGAACCGCCTGCCAGCGGGGTGCCGCCTTGTCGCCCATGCCGTGACCCTGGAAACCGAGGCGCTGCTGGCCGCCTGGCACCGTGCCAGGGGCGGCGGCCTGCTGCGGATCGAACTGTCCGAGGCCGCGCCCCTGGGGCGCAGGCGGGGCTGGAAGGCAAGCTATCCGGTCGTGCAATGGAGTGTGACGCGATGA
- a CDS encoding precorrin-8X methylmutase, whose translation MPHLYETDGAAIYRASFATIRAEADLSRFAPDEEIVAVRMIHACGMVDLAAHIRFAPGFAIAARRALEGGAPILCDARMVSEGITRARLPAANPVLCTLHAPEVPGLAASLGTTRSAAALDLWRPHLAGAVVAIGNAPTALFHLLNMLEDPACPRPAAIIGCPVGFIGAAESKAALAADDPAPWCIVEGRLGGSAITVATVNALASRVE comes from the coding sequence ATGCCCCATCTTTATGAAACCGACGGCGCCGCGATCTATCGCGCCTCCTTTGCGACCATCCGCGCCGAGGCCGACCTGTCGCGCTTTGCCCCCGACGAGGAGATCGTCGCCGTCCGCATGATCCATGCCTGCGGGATGGTGGATCTTGCGGCGCATATCCGCTTTGCCCCCGGCTTCGCCATCGCCGCGCGCCGGGCGCTGGAAGGCGGCGCGCCGATCCTCTGCGACGCGCGCATGGTCAGCGAGGGGATCACCCGCGCCCGCCTGCCCGCCGCGAACCCCGTCCTCTGCACCCTGCACGCGCCCGAGGTTCCCGGCCTGGCCGCCAGCTTGGGCACGACCCGTTCGGCCGCCGCGCTGGATTTGTGGCGGCCGCATCTGGCGGGCGCGGTCGTCGCCATCGGCAATGCGCCGACCGCGCTGTTCCACCTGCTGAACATGCTGGAAGATCCGGCCTGCCCGCGTCCCGCCGCGATCATCGGCTGCCCGGTCGGCTTCATCGGCGCGGCGGAATCCAAGGCCGCCCTGGCGGCCGACGACCCCGCGCCCTGGTGCATCGTCGAGGGGCGGCTTGGCGGGTCGGCGATCACCGTCGCGACGGTCAACGCCCTGGCCAGCCGGGTCGAATGA